The sequence tcgtcctACCAGTGACGGGTGAAGGGAGTTCTCCAGTTGTTGTTGACCCAACAGTTACAGTTGAATTGGGTTCACCAGTAGATGCCGACACAACAGTGATGAATGTATTTGGAGCCGTTGTAATCGCTGTTGTCAATGCACCTGTTACGGTTGTAATGGGTATATCTGTAACCGTTACAGTCGACACACCAGTGATTGTGGTAGTGGGTTCACCAGATGTTGTCGACAcaacagtgatggttgtagtgggttcaccagatGTTGTCAATGGACCAGTAACGGTTGTTGTGGGTTCACTAGTAGTTGTCGATGCATCAATGacggttgtagtgggttcaccagttgtcgTCAACACACCCATGACGATTGTAGTGGGTGCTGCAGTAACAGTAGCTGTTGTTGCATCAGTTGTTGTCGACAcaccagtgatggttgtagtgggttcagcAGTTGTTGTCGACACtccagtgatggttgtagtgggtgctGCAGTAACAGTAGCTGTTGTTGCATCACTTGTTGTCGACAcaccagtgatggttgtagtgggttcagcAGTTGTTGTCGACACtccagtgatggttgtagtgggttcagcAGTTGTTGTCGACACAACAGTGATGGTCGTAGTGGGTTCACCATTTGTTGTTGATGAATCAGTTTTGGTTGtcgtgggttcaccagttgttgtcgacACACCTGTGATGCTTGTAGTAGTTGCTGCAGTAACAGTAGTTGTTGGTGCATCACTTGTTGTCGACACACCAGTGACGGTTGTAGTGGCTGCGACTGTAACCGTTGTTGTCGACACACCAGTGGCGGCTGTAGTTGGTGCCACTGTAACCATTGTTGTTGATGAATCAGTGAGAgttgtagtgggtgcagctgtAGTAGTAGATGTTGATGCACCACTCATTGTCAACACACCAGTGacggttgtagtgggttcaccagttgtagTCAACACCCCAGTGAttgttgtagtgggttcaccagttgttgtcaaCACACCGGTGAGAGTTGTAGTAGTTGCTGCAGTAACAGTAGTTGTGGATTCGTAACTTGTTGTCGACACACCAACAACGGCTGAAGaaggttcaccagttgttgttgatgttccAGTGACGTTTGTAGTGGGTTCAGCTGTAAACTTTGTTACCGACACACCGTTGACTGTTGTAGTGGATTCACTAGGTATTGTCAATGTTtcagtgggttcaccagttgttgttgatgaatcagtgatggttgtagtgggttcagaAGTTATTGTTGATGAATCAGttatggttgtagtgggttcatctgttgttgttgatgaatcagtgatggttgtagtgggttcagaAGTTATTGTTGATGAATCAGttatggttgtagtgggttcatctgttgttgttgatgaatcagtgatggttgtagtgggttcagaAGTTATTGTTGATGAATCAGttatggttgtagtgggttcacctgTTGTTGTCGGTGCATCAATGACAGTTGCAGCGGGTTCGACTGTAACAGCAGTTGTTGATGCTCCACTCATTGTCGACACACTGGTGACGgatgtagtgggttcaccagttctTGTCGATAAGCCACTCGTTGTTATTGCACTGGTAAGAGTTTTTGTGGCTGCAGCTGTAACAGAAAAAGGAAACACGATCAAATGAAAATATGACGAGTGTTTGTTGCCCTGTAATGTAATGACACATGATACAATGGTGTACAAAATGCATGGCGTACAAACTGTTCATTTACCAAATAATAGGATATAATAAATACATGTGTTTACCTGTGTTGTTGACCGTCACTGAGTTGGGGTCAATTTCCAAAGCTGTGATGTTTTGAGCAGCATTTATCAAAACAGTACCAATCTCTGTGATATTAGGGACCGAGGGGGAGCTGAATGCTACATTTACAGTATTGATGATGGATCCAGAGCTGGGAACAAATGAGAGATAACATGTTAGATAGAAAGTGAGATCAATTTCAATCAACATACAACATGTAATGCAAAAAATCACCTGAATTCTGTTACAGTCAAACTGTTGAAAGAGGTGAAAGCCGATCGATAGAAAGGTTCAAGCTGGAAGACAAAACAAGAAACAGATGAAGTTTAAACAAACAACTTCCTGTTGATTAAAAGCTGACTATGTGACTATATTCTACCCCTCTCGTTTGGACATTCACATCTTAATTCTTTTAGGAGGCTCACCTGAGTTATAATCAGTAATGCTCTTGTTTGAAAGGCCTGAGATGATGGGTTTGATAGATCAGAGGTAAATGTCTCTCCTCTGGACCTGAACACCACAGGAACCCTAGTGATTGCAACAGCGGTAGTTGCAGTTGTCGTGACGATAGCAGTAGTGATGACAGGAGTAGCCGTTGTCGTTGTGGTGACATTTGATGCACTAGTGACGGTTGTTGTGGGTGCAGCTGTAGCCGTTGTTGCTGATGTACCAGTGACGGTTGTTGTGGGTGCAGCTGTAGCCGTTGTTGCTGATGTACCAGTGACGGTTGTTGTGGGTGCAGCTGTAGCCGTTGTTGCTGATGTACCAGTGACGGTTGTTGTGGGTGCAGCTGTAGCCATTGTTGCTTATGTACCAGTGACGGATGTAGTGGGTGACGCTGTAACCATTTTTGTCAACACACTAGTGAAtattgtagtgggttcaccagttgttgtcaacacaccagtgtcagttgtagtgggttcaccagttgttgtcaaCACACCAGTGTCAGTTGTAGTgagttcaccagttgttgtcaacacaccagtgtcagttgtagtgggttcaccagttgttgtcaaCACACCAGTGTCAGTTGTAGTgagttcaccagttgttgtcaacacaccagtgtcagttgtagtgggttcaccagttgttgtcaaCACACCAGTGTCAGTTGTAGtaggttcaccagttgttgttgttgatgcccCAGTAacagttgtagtgggttcaccagttgtttttgttgactcagtgatggttgtagtgggttcaccaattgtttttgttgactcagtgatggttgtggtggggtcaccagttgttgtcgacacagcagtgactgttgttgtgggttcaccagttgttgttgacacaccAATGATGGTtggagtgggttcaccagttgttgttgacacaACAGTGACTGTTgttgtgggttcaccagttgttgtcaacacaccagtgtcagttgtagtgggttcaccagttgttgtcaaCACACCAGTGTCAGTTGTAGTgagttcaccagttgttgtcaacacaccagtgtcagttgtagtgggttcaccagttgttgttgatgtatcagtgatggttgtagtgggttcaccagttgttgttgatgtatcagtgatggttgtagtaggTTCACTAGTTACTATCGACACATCAGTGATGGTtggagtgggttcaccagttggtgttgatgtatcagtgatggttgtagtgggttcactaGTTACTATCGACACATCAATGATGGTtggagtgggttcaccagttgttgttgatgtatcagtgatggttgtagtgggttcaccagttactatcgacacatcaatgatggttgtagtgggttcaccagttactatcgacacatcaatgatggttgtagtgggttcaccagttgttgttgatgtatcagtgatggttgtagtgggttcaccagttgttgttgatgtatcagtgatggttgtagtgggttcaccagttgctatcgacacatcaatgatggttggagtgggttcaccagttggtgttgatgtatcagtgatggttgtagtgggttcaccagttgttgttgatgtatcagtgatggttgtagtgggttcaccagttactatcgacacatcaatgatggttggagtgggttcaccagttggtgttgatgtatcagtgatggttggagtgggttcaccagttgttgttgatgtatcagtgatggttgtagtgggttcaccagttactatcgacacatcaatgatggttggagtgggttcaccagttgttgttgatgtatcagtgatggttgtagtgggttcaccagttactatcgacacatcaatgatggttggagtgggttcaccagttgttgttgatgtatcagtgatggttgtagtgggttcaccagttactatcgacacatcaatgatggttgtagtgggttcaccagttgttgttgatgtatcagtgatggttgtagtgggttcaccagttgttgtcgacACATCAGTGACTGTTgttgtgggttcaccagttgttgtcaaCACATCAATGATGGTCggagtgggttcaccagttgttgttgatgtatcagtgatggttgtagtgggttcactaGTTACTATCGACACATCAATGATGGTtggagtgggttcaccagttgttgttgatgtatcagtgatggttgtagtgggttcactaGTTACTATCGACACATCAATGATGGTtggagtgggttcaccagttgttgttgatgtatcagtgatggttgtagtgggttcactaGTTACTATCGACACATcaatgatggttgtagtgggttcaccagttactatcgacacatcaatgatggttgtagtgggttcaccagttgttgtcaaCACATcaatgatggttgtagtgggttcaccagttggtgttgatgtatcagtgatggttgtagtgggttcactaGTTACTATCGACACATCAATGATGGTTGGAGTGGGTTGACCAGTTGTTCTCGGTGCATCAATGACAGTTGCAGCTGCATCTGTTTTTGTCGACAACACCAGTGATGGTTTTAGCGGTTTCACTGGCAGTAGTTGTTGCATCAGTGACACTTGTTGTGGGTTCACTCGTTGTTTTTGGTGAATCATTGACGGTTGTAGTATTTTCACCAGTGGTTCTGGATGACGCAAAAACGATTGTaatgggttcaccagttgttctGGATGGAACAGTGACATTTTTAGTGGGTTCACCGgttgtttttgttgactcagtggttttagtgggttcaccagttgttgtcgtTGACTCAGTGGTGGTTTTAGTatgttcaccagttgttgtcgtTGACTCAGTGGTtttagtgggttcaccagttgttgtcgtTGAATCAGTGGTGGTTTTAGTatgttcaccagttgttgtcgtTGAATCAGTGGTGGTtttagtgggttcaccagttgttgtcgtTGACTCAGTGGTGGTTTTAGTATGTTCAccagttgtttttgttgactcagTGGTGGTTTTAGCatgttcaccagttgttgtcgtTGAATCGGTGACAGCTGTAGCGGTTCACCAGTTTTTGTCATTGCATCAATGACCATTTTATTTggttcaccagttgtttttgATAACTCGGTGATGGTTGTAGTGGCTGTGGCTTTAACAGTAGTTGGTGATGCACCGTTGATGGTTGTTGTGGGTTCACCAGTTACTAGCGATGCATCAATGacagttgtagtgggttcaccagttgtagTCAATGCATCAGTTACGTTTTTAATGGGTTCATCAG is a genomic window of Oncorhynchus keta strain PuntledgeMale-10-30-2019 unplaced genomic scaffold, Oket_V2 Un_contig_7246_pilon_pilon, whole genome shotgun sequence containing:
- the LOC127926268 gene encoding mucin-2-like, whose amino-acid sequence is MMSVYQALLLMVVITMNPTTATVTAVNDASTTTDEPIKNVTDALTTTGEPTTTVIDASLVTGEPTTTINGASPTTVKATATTTITELSKTTGEPNKMVIDAMTKTGEPLQLSPIQRQQLVNMLKPPLSQQKQLVNILKPPLSQRQQLVNPLKPPLIQRQQLVNILKPPLIQRQQLVNPLKPLSQRQQLVNILKPPLSQRQQLVNPLKPLSQQKQPVNPLKMSLFHPEQLVNPLQSFLRHPEPLVKILQPSMIHQKQRVNPQQVSLMQQLLPVKPLKPSLVLSTKTDAAATVIDAPRTTGQPTPTIIDVSIVTSEPTTTITDTSTPTGEPTTTIIDVLTTTGEPTTTIIDVSIVTGEPTTTIIDVSIVTSEPTTTITDTSTTTGEPTPTIIDVSIVTSEPTTTITDTSTTTGEPTPTIIDVSIVTSEPTTTITDTSTTTGEPTPTIIDVLTTTGEPTTTVTDVSTTTGEPTTTITDTSTTTGEPTTTIIDVSIVTGEPTTTITDTSTTTGEPTPTIIDVSIVTGEPTTTITDTSTTTGEPTPTIIDVSIVTGEPTTTITDTSTTTGEPTPTITDTSTPTGEPTPTIIDVSIVTGEPTTTITDTSTTTGEPTTTITDTSTPTGEPTPTIIDVSIATGEPTTTITDTSTTTGEPTTTITDTSTTTGEPTTTIIDVSIVTGEPTTTIIDVSIVTGEPTTTITDTSTTTGEPTPTIIDVSIVTSEPTTTITDTSTPTGEPTPTITDVSIVTSEPTTTITDTSTTTGEPTTTITDTSTTTGEPTTTDTGVLTTTGELTTTDTGVLTTTGEPTTTDTGVLTTTGEPTTTVTVVSTTTGEPTPTIIGVSTTTGEPTTTVTAVSTTTGDPTTTITESTKTIGEPTTTITESTKTTGEPTTTVTGASTTTTGEPTTTDTGCVDKNGYSVTHYIRHWYISNNGYSCTHNNRHWYISNNGYSCTHNNRHWYISNNGYSCTHNNRHWYISNNGYSCTHNNRHYSGSIINTVNVAFSSPSVPNITEIGTVLINAAQNITALEIDPNSVTVNNTGKHICSHKNSYQCNNNEWLIDKNW